The Methanoregula boonei 6A8 genome has a window encoding:
- a CDS encoding CheR family methyltransferase yields the protein MTLEKDDGFSALKRYIEQTLKIQCSNYKEDYIKRRLLSRMRSTGTSAYDEYLRYLREHEPELENLRNALTINVTEFFRDADVYNLIKKEVFPALFKGRKTIRIWCAGCSTGEEPYSLAMMLSDMMAADKTISGQIFATDIDEVVLKKAKEGIYPEKSMGKLSETQVHRHFTKLPDGNFQVKPHLQSLIRFRPHDLMSGQPISRYLDMISCRNVTIYFTEKQKDELAKMFHAALVPGGYYVMGKTEYLGREVEGLFSPVNSIQKIYTRKD from the coding sequence ATGACCTTAGAGAAAGACGACGGTTTTTCCGCCCTGAAGCGGTATATCGAGCAGACGTTAAAGATCCAGTGTTCCAACTACAAGGAGGACTACATCAAGCGCCGGCTCCTCTCACGCATGCGGTCCACCGGCACCTCGGCATATGACGAATATCTCCGGTACCTGCGCGAGCACGAACCGGAGCTCGAAAACTTGAGAAACGCACTCACGATAAACGTTACAGAGTTCTTCCGCGATGCCGACGTGTATAATCTTATCAAAAAGGAGGTATTCCCCGCACTCTTCAAAGGCAGGAAGACAATCAGGATTTGGTGCGCCGGCTGCTCGACCGGCGAAGAGCCGTATTCCCTTGCCATGATGCTCTCGGATATGATGGCTGCTGACAAGACCATCTCCGGCCAGATCTTTGCCACCGATATCGATGAGGTGGTGCTCAAGAAGGCAAAAGAGGGGATTTATCCGGAGAAATCCATGGGTAAACTCTCTGAGACCCAGGTTCACCGCCATTTCACGAAGCTTCCCGACGGTAATTTCCAGGTAAAACCGCATCTCCAGTCGCTCATCCGGTTCCGCCCCCACGATCTTATGAGCGGCCAGCCGATCTCGCGCTACCTGGACATGATCAGCTGCCGGAACGTGACCATCTACTTTACCGAGAAGCAGAAAGATGAACTGGCAAAAATGTTCCATGCAGCGCTCGTGCCCGGCGGGTACTACGTGATGGGCAAGACCGAATATCTCGGGCGAGAGGTAGAAGGGCTCTTTTCGCCGGTCAATTCCATCCAGAAAATTTACACAAGAAAAGACTAG
- a CDS encoding DUF7123 family protein yields MSTGTNIRDKYNETQHKIVSYLHTGINKGKHYFKSKYIAKDLGLSPKEVGTNMAILADMCKELSIIRWSYSNSTTWMVTPRAL; encoded by the coding sequence ATGTCAACAGGCACGAACATACGCGATAAGTACAATGAAACCCAGCACAAAATCGTCTCCTACCTTCATACAGGGATAAACAAAGGCAAGCACTACTTCAAATCGAAGTACATTGCAAAGGACCTTGGTCTCTCCCCAAAGGAAGTGGGAACGAATATGGCGATCCTTGCCGACATGTGCAAGGAGTTGTCCATCATCAGGTGGAGCTATTCGAACAGCACGACGTGGATGGTCACGCCCCGTGCCCTCTAA
- a CDS encoding DHH family phosphoesterase — translation MEEDTLVYRLSPGCDLSDVEEGNTYLGKVQGFATFGMFVQLNDRIKGLVHKTSMKAEHKEKDSVLVRVRQIRPNGNIDLEEQLIQVYQVQPVERKSTTVRIADLGTKQGKTVAIEGEVAQIKQTSGPTIFTIVDESGTQNVAAFVEAGVRAFPEVELNMIVKVIGEVMMRNNQLQIEADAVTALSDEEEKTVRARIETALDARAEPENIKPMVKSDVLDSLMPEMRKVAKIIRRAVFTAQPIILRHHADADGICSAVAIEQAVVSLIRESGGDFDADYYLFKRAPSKAPFYEIEDITRDLDFALKDHARFGQKMPLVILTDNGSTEEDEPSYKIASVYEIPFVVIDHHHPDATIDKYLVGHVNPYHVGGDFGVTAGMLGTEVARLINPRVEPLIRHLPAVAAVGDRSEAPERGHYLALVRDQYPEQACKDIALALDYEQFWLRFNDGREIVKDVLDLVGNHERHIKLVGLLVDGANAMIEDQMNACMPHVVPRVLKNEAKLFLIDVEIHAHKFTFPPPGKTSGEVHDRLCRQNEGKPVVTIGFGPDFAVLRSRGVHMNIPRMVRELHNEIPGGGISGGGHLVVGSIKFVEGMREPVLEALIAKIAEAPVQQ, via the coding sequence ATGGAAGAAGATACTCTTGTTTACCGGCTGTCACCTGGCTGTGACCTGTCCGATGTCGAGGAAGGCAATACGTACCTGGGAAAGGTCCAGGGCTTTGCCACGTTTGGGATGTTTGTCCAGCTCAATGACCGGATAAAAGGCCTGGTCCACAAGACCAGCATGAAGGCCGAGCACAAGGAAAAAGATTCCGTGCTTGTCCGGGTCCGGCAGATCCGGCCCAACGGGAACATCGATCTCGAAGAGCAGCTTATCCAGGTGTACCAGGTCCAGCCCGTGGAGCGCAAGTCCACCACGGTCAGGATTGCCGATCTCGGTACAAAACAGGGAAAGACGGTTGCCATCGAAGGCGAGGTTGCCCAGATCAAGCAGACAAGCGGCCCCACCATCTTTACCATTGTTGACGAATCCGGCACCCAGAACGTGGCCGCATTCGTCGAAGCCGGTGTCCGGGCCTTTCCCGAGGTCGAGCTCAACATGATAGTCAAAGTCATCGGCGAGGTCATGATGCGCAACAACCAGTTGCAGATCGAGGCCGATGCGGTGACTGCGCTTTCTGATGAGGAGGAGAAAACCGTCCGGGCCCGGATCGAGACCGCTCTTGATGCACGGGCAGAGCCCGAGAACATCAAGCCGATGGTGAAAAGCGATGTGCTTGACAGCCTCATGCCCGAGATGCGCAAGGTGGCAAAGATCATCCGGCGGGCGGTCTTTACCGCCCAACCGATCATCCTCCGCCACCACGCCGATGCCGATGGCATCTGCTCCGCGGTTGCCATCGAGCAGGCAGTGGTTTCGCTCATCCGCGAGTCCGGCGGGGACTTTGACGCTGACTATTATCTCTTCAAGCGTGCACCGTCAAAGGCGCCCTTCTACGAGATCGAGGACATCACCCGTGACCTGGACTTTGCACTCAAGGACCATGCACGCTTCGGCCAGAAGATGCCCCTTGTGATCCTCACCGATAATGGCTCCACCGAAGAGGACGAACCGTCCTACAAGATCGCAAGCGTGTACGAGATCCCGTTCGTGGTCATCGACCACCACCACCCGGATGCGACTATCGACAAGTACCTGGTCGGGCACGTGAACCCGTACCACGTGGGCGGAGACTTCGGGGTCACGGCAGGGATGCTTGGCACCGAAGTGGCCCGGCTGATCAACCCCAGGGTCGAGCCGCTCATCCGCCACCTGCCGGCGGTTGCCGCGGTCGGGGACCGGAGCGAAGCCCCCGAGCGGGGACATTACCTCGCGCTTGTCCGCGACCAGTACCCCGAGCAGGCCTGCAAGGATATTGCGCTTGCCCTTGATTACGAGCAGTTCTGGCTCCGGTTCAACGATGGCCGGGAGATAGTAAAAGATGTGCTCGATCTCGTGGGCAACCACGAGCGGCACATAAAACTTGTCGGCCTGCTCGTGGACGGGGCAAATGCCATGATCGAGGACCAGATGAACGCCTGCATGCCCCACGTCGTTCCCCGTGTTCTCAAAAATGAGGCAAAACTCTTCCTCATTGACGTGGAGATCCATGCCCACAAGTTCACCTTCCCGCCGCCGGGGAAGACCTCCGGTGAGGTTCACGACCGGCTCTGCAGACAGAACGAGGGAAAACCGGTGGTCACGATCGGCTTTGGCCCGGACTTTGCCGTGCTCCGGTCCCGGGGCGTGCACATGAACATCCCCCGTATGGTCCGCGAACTTCACAACGAGATCCCCGGGGGCGGAATCTCGGGCGGCGGCCACCTTGTCGTGGGCAGCATCAAGTTTGTCGAAGGCATGAGGGAGCCGGTGCTCGAAGCACTCATTGCAAAGATCGCCGAAGCACCGGTCCAGCAGTGA
- a CDS encoding phosphoribosyltransferase: MGEILDNPRLREQRFVFSDRHDAGRQLGALLKTLPAIRNPLVLAIPAGGVPIGKEVAIALGAPLSLAIVRKIRIPGSTESGFGAITWDGEVLINEELRAALGIQAPEVRLAIAQTRENVRDRVARFTGGVALPSPAGKTVILTDDGLASGFTMLAAIKSIRFREPARIIVAVPTASASAAGMVSLLADYLVCLNIRSSRTFAVADAYEQWYDLTDR; this comes from the coding sequence ATGGGGGAGATACTTGACAATCCCCGGCTCCGGGAACAGAGGTTTGTCTTTTCCGATCGTCATGATGCAGGAAGACAACTGGGAGCGCTTTTAAAAACTCTCCCCGCTATCCGCAACCCGCTCGTTCTTGCCATTCCTGCAGGTGGTGTGCCGATCGGAAAAGAGGTTGCAATCGCTCTCGGTGCGCCCCTGTCACTGGCGATTGTAAGAAAGATCCGGATCCCCGGCAGTACCGAATCGGGGTTTGGGGCAATCACCTGGGACGGGGAGGTGCTGATCAATGAAGAGCTGCGTGCCGCACTGGGGATTCAGGCACCCGAAGTCAGACTGGCAATCGCTCAGACACGCGAAAATGTACGTGACCGGGTAGCCCGGTTTACCGGAGGAGTGGCGCTTCCTTCACCCGCCGGGAAAACCGTCATCCTGACAGACGACGGCCTTGCGTCGGGGTTTACGATGCTTGCCGCGATAAAAAGCATCCGCTTCCGCGAGCCTGCCCGTATCATTGTCGCTGTTCCTACTGCATCTGCATCAGCTGCCGGGATGGTTTCTTTGCTTGCGGATTACCTGGTCTGCCTCAACATCCGCAGCAGCCGTACGTTTGCTGTCGCTGATGCCTACGAACAGTGGTATGATCTGACCGATCGCTAA
- the rnz gene encoding ribonuclease Z, producing MSGETLQVYFLGTAGALPTPVRNPSCIMIRRGTDTLLFDCGEGAQQQMMRARCGFTIDAIFVSHWHADHFLGIFGLVQTMSFNGRTEPLTIYGPSWVHDFVETVKKVSRFNLKFTLDSVELEEGSWVRFEGYTITAFAASHGLPALGYVLEEDPRPGRFDREHAIELGVPAGPLFGRLQRGETVKVTKDGEEREVLPSDVMGEPRPGRKVVYTGDTRPIIPALVAYGKNADLLIHDATYDESEKARAAEFYHATAAQAGQAAAAMNARTLVLTHISSRYTDTSAHAAEAKAAFTGTIVVPDDLLMLDVPWQN from the coding sequence ATGAGTGGCGAGACCCTCCAGGTCTATTTCCTCGGGACGGCGGGAGCGCTTCCTACCCCGGTGCGCAACCCGTCCTGCATCATGATCCGGCGCGGCACCGATACGCTCCTCTTTGACTGCGGGGAAGGCGCCCAACAGCAGATGATGCGGGCCCGGTGCGGGTTTACCATCGATGCGATCTTTGTCTCCCACTGGCATGCCGATCACTTCCTTGGGATCTTCGGCCTTGTCCAGACCATGTCCTTTAACGGCCGTACCGAACCTTTGACCATTTACGGCCCTTCCTGGGTGCACGACTTTGTCGAGACTGTAAAGAAAGTGAGCCGGTTCAATCTCAAATTTACCCTGGATTCTGTCGAACTCGAAGAGGGCTCATGGGTGCGCTTTGAAGGTTACACGATCACCGCCTTTGCCGCAAGCCACGGCCTGCCGGCGCTTGGCTACGTGCTCGAAGAAGACCCGCGGCCGGGCCGGTTCGATCGCGAGCATGCCATAGAACTCGGCGTCCCCGCAGGACCGCTCTTTGGCCGGCTTCAGCGCGGCGAGACCGTGAAGGTGACAAAGGACGGAGAGGAGCGGGAGGTGCTGCCTTCGGACGTGATGGGCGAACCCCGCCCGGGCCGGAAAGTGGTGTACACCGGCGATACCCGCCCGATTATCCCGGCCCTTGTTGCGTACGGGAAAAATGCCGATCTCCTCATCCACGATGCAACCTACGATGAGAGCGAAAAGGCACGGGCCGCAGAATTCTACCACGCCACCGCAGCGCAGGCCGGCCAGGCAGCAGCGGCCATGAATGCCCGGACCCTTGTCCTCACCCACATCAGCTCACGGTACACGGACACCTCTGCTCACGCTGCCGAAGCAAAGGCTGCGTTTACCGGGACTATTGTTGTCCCGGATGATCTCTTGATGCTGGATGTTCCCTGGCAGAACTAA